The region GAACTGCATCGTcatctttggtgattttgaGTTGATCCAAACTGAAACGGCCAAATTGGCCTGCAGGCCACGGGAATTTGGCCCCGCTCTCCCGATGGCCAGTCCGCCACTGATGAGTACCGACACTTTTCAGTTCTCGTGACCACCGTTACATCTGATCTAACATCCTCAGATATCAGTCCCACATCGGCTGCGCTCTATTTTTCCATGTGACGTTTTTTACAACcatctaaaaacagaaaatcctgtgtttgataaatgacttaaaggATGAAGCAATTAAATAATAACACATCAAAAATGCTAAGAATGAAATTAATATTGAAAACCAGAGCTTTCAGCCAGATGAAAGGACTGAGCGGGGGGTCACAGCCAGACTCTGTGGACCAGTTTAAAGTTGTCGTgtgtttttgaaagattgtgtaaatgtgtttttagagaACAAGAGCGGGAGCTTCTGTTCcagaagaaaggaaagaggcCGAGAGGACGTCCGCGGAAGATTCTGGTAATTCCTCTCGACGTTTCACTTCTTGTGACGCAGCAAGACGTTTCgctcattcttcttctttctctttgtagCCGCCTGAGCCAGCTGCTATAAAAGACAGCCGCTCCtcgtcctcttcttcctctgttctTTCATCATCGGCCTCCTCGTCTTCCTCAGAGGATGAAGAGCACACAAAGAAGGCGAAGCCCGGCCCTCGTGTCCACCCGGCCCCCCAGAAGAGGCCTCAGATCATGCTGGCCCAAGCAGATCCTCCACACAAGAAGAAGCGCGGGAGGAAGCCGCTCCACCCCGACCTGAGGGCTTTAAGACAAGCGAAGGGCAGACCGCTGGCGCCGCCGCcaccgccgccgccgccgcctccAACGGCTCCTCCACGTCACCACCAGGTGGTCAGAGCGCCCAGGGAGGAGCCTCGACCCGGGGTGAAGAAACCTCTGCAGCCGGCCAGCTTCACCTACACCGGGCTGAGCAGGAGCTCCAGAGAAGAGGCCGCCTCCGCCTCGCACACCTCCCCCAGCTCCTTCTCCCAGACAGCCGCCTCCAAACCCGGGTCCCTCAGCTGCATGTGGACCAGTCGCTCCATGTCTCCGTCCTCCGGCTCCTCCTCCTACAACAAAAGCAGCCCGTCCCCCCAAAGTAAGAACTCTCTGTCCGAGCTGAAGCGCTCCATCTCAGAAACgggcagcagcagagcagacgGCTTCAAGGCGTCTGCTCTGAAACAGGGTGGAGGTTCGGGGTCGTTGGGTTTACACAGCAGCTTCACGGGAGGCCAGGCGGTCCAGCGCTCCCCGCTGGGCCAGAGGAGGCAGGAGAGCGTCGGAGGTCAGACCGGGGTGGTCCAGCACAAGCAGCACTCCAGCCTTTCCAAACAGTCGTCCTCGCAGACGCCTCGGGACCGAGCCAACCAGGCGCTCAGCCTGCGAGCGCTCAACCTGCAGAGCGTCAGCAAGCCTCCGGCGGGCAGCAGCCTTCAGGGAAACAGCATGAGCAGCGGCGGCGGAGCCGCGGCGTCCAGGTCCAGCTTAAGGAGTGGCGGCGGCATTGTTGTGAAAGGAGGAGTGGCGAGTATGAAAGAGATTCGAACCTCAGCCGGCGGGCAGCGCTCTGCTGTGGCAGCGGGCGGCGGCGGCGAGCAGGGGAGGTTACGGCAGGACAGGGGGAAGGAAGCATTGGCAGAGACTAAGAAGCTGGCGGGAAGCGGCTCCGGCCGAGGGAACGGCGGCGGGAGGCACGAGGACAGGAAGCACGGGCTCAGCTCTCAGAACCGGAGTCTGAACGAGCTCAGCACCGGCGACTCCGACGAGACCAGCAGCAGCGAATCGGAGCACGGCGCCTCCCTGTATCCAAACAACAGCAGGCCCAGCCTCGGCAACACAGAGTCTGACACGGAAACGGACTGGCGGCCGGCCCGGAGCCTCCTGGAGCACGTGTTCGTCACCGATGTCACGGCCAACTT is a window of Micropterus dolomieu isolate WLL.071019.BEF.003 ecotype Adirondacks unplaced genomic scaffold, ASM2129224v1 contig_12868, whole genome shotgun sequence DNA encoding:
- the LOC123966180 gene encoding chromobox protein homolog 2-like, which produces QAAGSTSDQTSNRLQGSHQTSNRLQGPNQTRPVTGCRVHIRPVTGCRVHIRPVTGCRVHIRPDQHNSWEPEENILDPRLLAAFHKREQERELLFQKKGKRPRGRPRKILPPEPAAIKDSRSSSSSSSVLSSSASSSSSEDEEHTKKAKPGPRVHPAPQKRPQIMLAQADPPHKKKRGRKPLHPDLRALRQAKGRPLAPPPPPPPPPPTAPPRHHQVVRAPREEPRPGVKKPLQPASFTYTGLSRSSREEAASASHTSPSSFSQTAASKPGSLSCMWTSRSMSPSSGSSSYNKSSPSPQSKNSLSELKRSISETGSSRADGFKASALKQGGGSGSLGLHSSFTGGQAVQRSPLGQRRQESVGGQTGVVQHKQHSSLSKQSSSQTPRDRANQALSLRALNLQSVSKPPAGSSLQGNSMSSGGGAAASRSSLRSGGGIVVKGGVASMKEIRTSAGGQRSAVAAGGGGEQGRLRQDRGKEALAETKKLAGSGSGRGNGGGRHEDRKHGLSSQNRSLNELSTGDSDETSSSESEHGASLYPNNSRPSLGNTESDTETDWRPARSLLEHVFVTDVTANFITVTVKESPTSVGFFNSRNH